A single genomic interval of Noviherbaspirillum saxi harbors:
- a CDS encoding methylglyoxal synthase, with the protein MKKRIALIAHDKKKDDMVQLASEYADLLRQCILVATGTTGKRLHDEVGLTVERKHSGPVGGDLQIGAELVEGKIDCVIFLRDPMTPQPHEPDINALVRACDVHNIPCATNVTSARMLLSQIVPHHHHHN; encoded by the coding sequence GTGAAAAAACGTATCGCACTGATTGCACATGACAAGAAGAAAGACGACATGGTCCAACTGGCGTCCGAGTATGCCGATCTGCTCAGGCAGTGCATCCTGGTCGCCACCGGCACCACAGGCAAGCGTTTGCATGACGAAGTCGGTCTGACCGTTGAGCGCAAGCATTCCGGGCCCGTCGGCGGCGATTTGCAGATCGGCGCCGAACTGGTCGAGGGCAAAATCGATTGCGTGATCTTTCTGCGCGATCCGATGACGCCGCAGCCGCACGAGCCTGATATCAATGCGCTGGTGCGCGCCTGCGACGTGCATAACATCCCGTGCGCAACCAACGTCACTTCTGCCAGGATGCTGCTGTCGCAGATCGTTCCGCATCATCATCATCACAACTAA
- a CDS encoding class 1 fructose-bisphosphatase has protein sequence MKRVSLTQYLVEEQRLHNSIPAELRLLIEVVARACKTISHAVSKGALGEVLGSAGSENIQGEVQKKLDVLSNEILLEANEWGGHLAAMASEEMETIHPIPNRYPKGEYMLLFDPLDGSSNIDVNVSIGTIFSVLKAPEGMKDPTEQDFLQPGSKQVAAGYAVYGPQTVLVLTTGDGVNCFTLDREMGSWVLTQRDMQIPVETKEYAINASNARHWYPPVKRYIDELQAGDTGPRGKNFNMRWIASMVADVHRILNRGGVFMYPADAREPDKPGKLRLMYEANPMAFLVEQAGGAATNGKQRIMDIQPTKLHERVAVFLGSKSEVERVTGYHAE, from the coding sequence ATGAAACGAGTAAGCCTTACGCAATACCTGGTCGAAGAACAGCGCCTGCACAACAGCATCCCCGCCGAATTGCGGCTACTGATCGAAGTCGTCGCACGCGCCTGTAAAACGATCAGCCATGCGGTGAGCAAGGGCGCACTGGGCGAAGTCCTCGGCAGCGCCGGCAGCGAAAACATCCAGGGCGAAGTGCAAAAGAAGCTCGACGTGCTGTCCAATGAAATCCTGCTCGAAGCCAACGAATGGGGCGGCCACCTCGCGGCCATGGCATCGGAAGAAATGGAGACCATCCACCCGATCCCCAACCGCTATCCCAAGGGCGAATACATGCTGCTGTTCGATCCGCTCGACGGCTCCAGCAACATCGACGTCAACGTCTCGATCGGCACCATCTTCTCGGTACTGAAGGCACCGGAAGGCATGAAAGACCCGACCGAACAAGACTTCCTGCAACCGGGCAGCAAGCAGGTCGCCGCCGGCTATGCGGTCTACGGCCCACAAACCGTCCTCGTACTCACCACCGGCGACGGCGTCAACTGCTTCACGCTTGACCGCGAAATGGGCTCCTGGGTCCTCACCCAGCGCGACATGCAAATCCCAGTCGAAACCAAGGAATACGCAATCAACGCGTCCAACGCCCGGCACTGGTATCCGCCGGTCAAGCGCTACATCGACGAACTGCAAGCCGGCGACACCGGTCCGCGCGGCAAAAACTTCAACATGCGCTGGATCGCTTCAATGGTCGCCGACGTGCATCGCATCCTCAATCGCGGCGGCGTCTTCATGTATCCCGCCGATGCGCGTGAACCGGACAAGCCAGGTAAGCTGCGCCTGATGTATGAAGCGAATCCGATGGCATTTCTCGTTGAACAGGCAGGCGGTGCGGCGACTAATGGCAAGCAGCGGATCATGGATATTCAGCCGACTAAACTGCATGAGCGGGTGGCGGTGTTTTTGGGGTCGAAGAGTGAAGTGGAAAGGGTGACGGGGTATCACGCGGAGTAA
- the pepN gene encoding aminopeptidase N — translation MRTDTPLTIYRKDYTPPTYRVDTVEMGFDLDPDLTRVATRLTMRRNPDSRNKSLVLFGDSLELVQLRMNGKEVGKRGYTLTNGVLEIHNAPEQVTLEIETATHPNQNTSLMGLYTSNGNFFTQCEAEGFRKITFFPDRPDVMAKYTVMLRADKSRYPVLLSNGNLVEEGDLGDGRHYAVWEDPFKKPSYLFALVAGQLVCQEEKYKLQSGREVLLQVWVEEGNLDKTQHAMDSLENSIRWDVERFGLELDLDRFMIVAVGDFNMGAMENKGLNIFNTKYVLANPRIATDTDYAGIESVVGHEYFHNWTGNRVTCRDWFQLSLKEGLTVFRDQEFSADLIGTESGRAVKRIEDVRVLRQAQFPEDAGPMAHPVRPDSYVEINNFYTVTIYEKGSEVVRMYQTLLGRDGFRKGMDLYFQRHDGQAVTCDDFRAAMADANDRDLSQFELWYSQAGTPHIKADMQYDAGIRTYSITLTQSCPPTPEHAKKQSFHIPVAVGLLDRNGRDMPLTLEGQDNADNGSAQTTLVLELKEQSQTFVFTSVAEPPVPSILRNFSAPVVLDVEYADAELAFLMANDSDAFNRWEAGQRLAMRRMLALSAAVQGDHALSNAQLDEGALGNAFRATLRDTTLDPAFCELALTLPSETVVAEQMDVIDPHAIHAVRVFLRRALASTLKVDWLVAYQSNRTPGTYSPDPVSTGKRGLKNLALSYVLEIDDADAHRLAQNQYDNANNMTDRIAALSVLVNSTAPGRDAALAHFFEEFEHEALVIDKWFSLQAMARNTDVATVRELMKHPAFTLKNPNRARSLIFSFCNGNPAQFHAVDGSGYEFWADQVIALNAINPQVAARLARTMDRWRKYAPALQEKMRAALLRVASAGALSKDVLEVVTKSLAE, via the coding sequence ATGCGTACCGACACTCCTCTTACGATTTATCGCAAGGATTACACGCCGCCGACCTACCGGGTCGATACCGTCGAAATGGGCTTCGATCTCGATCCCGATCTGACCCGCGTCGCGACCCGTCTCACGATGCGGCGCAATCCCGACAGCCGCAACAAGAGCCTGGTGCTGTTCGGCGACAGCCTCGAACTGGTTCAACTGCGCATGAACGGCAAGGAAGTCGGCAAGCGTGGCTATACGCTTACCAATGGTGTGCTCGAAATCCACAACGCGCCGGAGCAGGTCACGCTGGAGATCGAAACTGCGACGCATCCCAATCAGAACACTTCGCTGATGGGCTTGTACACGTCCAACGGTAATTTCTTTACTCAGTGCGAGGCAGAGGGTTTCCGCAAGATCACCTTCTTCCCTGACCGGCCCGACGTGATGGCGAAGTACACCGTCATGTTGCGAGCCGACAAGTCACGCTATCCGGTGCTGCTGTCCAACGGCAACCTGGTCGAGGAAGGCGATCTCGGCGACGGCCGCCACTATGCAGTATGGGAAGATCCATTCAAGAAGCCATCCTATTTGTTTGCGCTGGTCGCCGGCCAGCTTGTCTGCCAGGAAGAAAAATACAAACTGCAGTCGGGCCGTGAAGTGCTGCTGCAGGTATGGGTCGAAGAAGGTAATCTCGACAAGACCCAGCATGCGATGGATTCGCTGGAGAACAGCATACGCTGGGATGTGGAACGTTTCGGCCTGGAGCTTGACCTTGACCGCTTCATGATCGTCGCCGTCGGCGACTTCAACATGGGCGCGATGGAAAACAAGGGCCTCAACATCTTCAACACCAAGTATGTGCTGGCCAATCCGCGCATCGCGACCGACACCGACTATGCCGGCATCGAATCCGTCGTTGGCCATGAATATTTCCACAACTGGACCGGCAACCGCGTCACCTGCCGCGACTGGTTTCAGCTGTCGCTCAAGGAAGGCCTGACGGTATTCCGCGACCAGGAATTTTCCGCCGACCTGATTGGGACCGAGAGCGGCCGCGCGGTCAAGCGCATCGAGGATGTGCGCGTCCTGCGCCAGGCTCAGTTTCCGGAAGATGCCGGCCCGATGGCGCACCCGGTGCGTCCCGATTCCTACGTCGAGATCAATAATTTCTACACAGTCACGATCTACGAAAAAGGATCCGAAGTCGTCCGCATGTACCAGACCCTGCTCGGCCGCGACGGCTTCCGCAAGGGTATGGACCTGTACTTCCAGCGCCATGACGGACAGGCGGTGACCTGCGACGATTTCCGCGCAGCGATGGCCGATGCCAACGATCGCGACCTGAGCCAGTTCGAACTCTGGTACAGCCAGGCCGGCACACCGCACATCAAGGCCGACATGCAGTACGACGCCGGTATCAGGACCTATTCGATCACATTGACGCAATCCTGTCCGCCCACACCAGAACATGCGAAGAAACAGTCATTCCACATTCCGGTAGCGGTTGGTCTGCTCGATAGAAACGGCCGTGACATGCCTTTGACGCTGGAAGGCCAGGACAATGCCGATAACGGTTCTGCACAGACGACCTTGGTGCTTGAACTGAAAGAACAAAGCCAGACCTTCGTGTTCACGAGTGTGGCGGAACCGCCGGTGCCCTCCATCCTGCGCAATTTCTCCGCACCGGTGGTGCTGGACGTGGAGTATGCGGATGCCGAACTCGCATTCCTGATGGCGAACGATAGCGATGCCTTCAATCGCTGGGAAGCAGGCCAGCGGCTTGCGATGCGTCGCATGCTCGCGTTGTCGGCGGCGGTGCAGGGCGACCACGCGTTAAGCAATGCGCAGCTCGATGAAGGCGCGCTCGGCAATGCTTTCCGTGCCACGCTAAGAGACACCACGCTCGATCCGGCATTCTGCGAACTCGCGCTGACGCTGCCCTCTGAGACTGTGGTGGCCGAACAGATGGACGTCATCGATCCGCATGCAATCCACGCGGTCCGCGTATTCCTGCGCCGCGCCCTCGCATCCACTTTGAAGGTCGATTGGCTGGTGGCATACCAGTCCAACCGCACGCCCGGCACCTATAGTCCCGATCCAGTGTCGACCGGCAAGCGCGGCCTGAAAAACCTCGCCCTGTCCTACGTGCTGGAGATCGACGATGCCGACGCGCACCGTCTCGCACAAAACCAGTACGACAACGCCAACAACATGACCGACCGCATCGCTGCGCTGTCGGTCCTGGTCAACAGCACGGCGCCCGGCAGGGATGCCGCACTCGCACACTTCTTTGAAGAGTTCGAGCACGAAGCACTGGTGATCGACAAGTGGTTTTCATTGCAGGCCATGGCGCGCAACACCGATGTCGCAACCGTGCGCGAACTGATGAAGCATCCCGCCTTCACGCTCAAGAACCCGAATCGCGCACGCAGCCTGATCTTCAGTTTCTGCAACGGCAATCCTGCGCAATTCCATGCGGTGGACGGCAGTGGCTACGAATTCTGGGCCGACCAGGTGATCGCACTCAATGCCATCAACCCTCAAGTGGCCGCGCGGTTGGCGCGCACCATGGATCGCTGGCGCAAGTACGCACCGGCGCTACAGGAAAAAATGCGCGCCGCGCTGCTACGCGTGGCATCGGCGGGTGCGCTTTCCAAGGACGTGCTGGAGGTCGTTACCAAGTCGCTGGCCGAATAA
- a CDS encoding SDR family oxidoreductase, producing MDFGIAGKHALVCGASKGLGRGCAEALAGEGVHVTLVARTVETLEATAAEIRQKTGVTVNAVACDITTPEGRARALAACPQPDILINNAGGPPPGDFRKWERDDWIAALDANMLTPIELIKATVDGMIARRFGRIVNITSSAVKAPIDVLGLSNGARSGLTGFVAGIARKTVSHNVTINNLLPGQFDTDRLKKTLGAAAAASGKGMDEVMAARSQQIPAQRFGNPAEFGAVCAFLCSVHAGYMTGQNVLLDGGNYPGTF from the coding sequence ATGGACTTTGGTATTGCAGGCAAACATGCGCTGGTATGCGGCGCCAGCAAGGGACTGGGACGCGGTTGCGCGGAAGCGCTTGCGGGCGAGGGCGTGCATGTCACACTGGTGGCGCGCACCGTGGAAACCCTGGAAGCCACCGCGGCGGAAATCCGGCAAAAGACCGGGGTGACCGTGAATGCGGTCGCGTGCGATATCACGACGCCGGAAGGCAGGGCAAGAGCACTGGCCGCCTGCCCGCAGCCGGATATCCTGATCAACAATGCCGGCGGGCCGCCGCCCGGCGATTTTCGCAAATGGGAGCGCGACGACTGGATCGCCGCGCTGGACGCCAACATGCTGACGCCGATCGAATTGATCAAGGCGACGGTCGACGGCATGATAGCGCGCCGCTTTGGGCGTATCGTCAATATCACGTCCAGCGCGGTCAAGGCGCCGATCGACGTCCTTGGACTGTCCAATGGCGCGCGTTCCGGCCTGACCGGCTTTGTCGCCGGCATTGCGCGCAAGACCGTCAGTCATAATGTGACCATCAACAATTTGCTTCCGGGCCAGTTCGACACCGACCGCCTGAAAAAGACGCTGGGCGCGGCTGCCGCCGCATCGGGCAAGGGCATGGACGAGGTGATGGCAGCCCGCAGCCAGCAGATACCGGCGCAACGCTTCGGCAATCCGGCAGAATTTGGCGCGGTTTGTGCATTCCTGTGCAGTGTGCATGCCGGATACATGACCGGACAGAATGTGTTGCTGGATGGCGGAAACTATCCAGGTACGTTTTAG
- a CDS encoding DUF1631 family protein — MNDPTSSRANPMHAVPANRVALLHALAFAALRLSVAQLDEFSVRLSNALAAHTSVLEGNAAIACRHAAVNLDAHRATFHKFVAECLQESLLQAAQSTADHGMAPVASGAMDLSLLNFEAMESRVLLDNLSQALDAFHRDSLTALSLRIASWLDSDAIGIAQNPFRSEIFLCGVSAAWLKFDHGGEAHRIVMQQMRPEVFLSLDTIWQELNDELVSRGVLPDLETTYRKRIVDIDMATPSIDVRLRAWLAPEGVLNIIDARVTALMERMCVHLLRNEAIPERVRKLLFRMRDPLTRLALVDTAFILNENHAVRRLLQEIMDAGLGDDATAAPGHLLYRMLESIVTRTETAVAALAGTAIPEQSTFEALGKELKATVEQFHRRVQPKLAAQCEQAVREEEQSHAHALARADVFERIENGEVPAFLEDFLLGQWTRVLAFGHGARNTKPDVLPMVLNVMDELVWSVQPKSELDARKDLVSRLPNMLAMLNAWLNVIKWNGPERDAFFTDLAERHAGTMRAPIASSPRQKLELRMNTVQKASEHQLTRRAREQQQAALVGFTPLLDRLGPKSWMEFVRNNGTRVNCRLLWISPQRGRFIFVVPATEVLFTLSDEALAQALHANRANAIASNTLIGRAFDDALQDLGIK; from the coding sequence ATGAATGATCCAACTTCCAGCCGCGCGAATCCGATGCACGCGGTCCCAGCCAACCGTGTCGCGCTGCTGCATGCGCTGGCGTTTGCCGCTTTGCGACTAAGCGTGGCACAACTGGATGAATTTTCCGTGCGGTTAAGCAATGCGCTTGCCGCACACACATCCGTACTCGAAGGCAATGCAGCCATCGCCTGCAGGCATGCGGCAGTCAATCTGGATGCTCATCGCGCCACCTTTCACAAGTTTGTTGCCGAATGCCTGCAAGAGTCGCTCCTGCAGGCTGCGCAATCGACCGCCGACCACGGCATGGCGCCTGTTGCGAGCGGTGCGATGGATTTATCCCTGCTGAATTTTGAAGCAATGGAATCGCGGGTCTTGCTCGACAACCTGAGTCAGGCACTGGATGCATTCCATCGCGATAGCCTGACGGCGCTCAGCCTGCGTATTGCCAGCTGGCTGGATTCGGATGCCATCGGCATTGCGCAAAATCCGTTTCGTTCGGAAATTTTTTTATGCGGTGTCTCTGCCGCCTGGCTTAAGTTCGACCATGGCGGCGAGGCCCATCGTATCGTCATGCAGCAAATGCGTCCGGAAGTTTTTCTTTCGCTCGACACTATCTGGCAGGAACTGAACGATGAATTGGTGTCCAGGGGCGTGTTGCCGGACCTTGAAACCACTTATCGCAAACGTATCGTCGACATTGATATGGCGACCCCGTCCATCGATGTCCGGCTGCGTGCCTGGCTTGCCCCGGAAGGCGTACTCAACATCATTGATGCGCGCGTGACGGCTTTGATGGAGCGTATGTGCGTGCATCTCTTGCGCAACGAAGCCATTCCGGAGCGTGTGCGTAAGCTGCTCTTCCGCATGCGCGACCCCTTGACCCGACTCGCGCTTGTCGATACCGCCTTCATTTTAAATGAGAACCATGCGGTCAGACGGCTATTGCAGGAAATCATGGATGCCGGCCTGGGCGATGACGCGACAGCCGCGCCCGGCCACCTGCTGTATCGCATGCTGGAAAGTATCGTTACGCGCACAGAAACAGCGGTTGCCGCGCTTGCTGGCACAGCCATTCCAGAACAATCGACATTCGAGGCATTGGGCAAGGAGCTCAAGGCAACGGTGGAACAGTTCCACCGACGCGTGCAGCCCAAGCTTGCTGCGCAATGCGAGCAGGCGGTGCGCGAAGAAGAGCAATCCCATGCACATGCGTTGGCGCGGGCCGATGTGTTTGAAAGAATAGAAAACGGCGAAGTTCCAGCATTTCTGGAGGACTTTCTGCTTGGGCAATGGACGCGCGTGCTCGCATTCGGACATGGGGCGCGAAACACCAAGCCGGATGTGCTGCCCATGGTTCTGAACGTCATGGACGAACTGGTCTGGAGCGTGCAGCCGAAAAGCGAGCTCGACGCGCGCAAGGATCTGGTCAGTCGCTTGCCGAATATGCTGGCGATGCTCAATGCCTGGCTCAATGTGATCAAGTGGAACGGTCCGGAGCGCGATGCATTTTTCACAGATCTGGCCGAGCGGCATGCCGGCACCATGCGCGCGCCGATCGCCTCGTCGCCGCGCCAGAAGCTGGAACTGCGTATGAATACGGTGCAAAAGGCAAGCGAGCATCAGCTTACGCGTCGGGCACGCGAACAGCAGCAGGCAGCACTGGTCGGCTTTACGCCGCTGCTGGATCGGCTCGGTCCCAAAAGCTGGATGGAATTCGTGCGCAACAACGGCACACGGGTCAATTGCCGGCTGTTATGGATAAGCCCGCAACGCGGCCGATTCATCTTTGTCGTACCGGCCACTGAAGTCTTGTTTACGCTCAGCGATGAAGCGCTGGCTCAGGCGCTGCATGCCAACCGCGCCAATGCCATTGCAAGCAATACCTTGATCGGTCGCGCGTTCGACGACGCGCTGCAAGATCTGGGGATCAAGTAA
- a CDS encoding DMT family transporter, whose product MPSTSFSAPDRRAFLIGLAIAIAGAVLFSAKAIVAKLLYRHNIDAVTLLAFRMMFSMPFFVAVAIWKSRTEPSLTNGEWVRIVLMGLLGYYLSSFLDFLGLEHISAGLERLILFLTPSFVLLLSVAFLKKRITGLEWLALGTAYLGTVLVFLHDVRLGGSNVVLGSVFVLGSAFTYAVYLLMSGEMVRRVGSIRLVAYAMCVSSVACIAQFFLLRPASMLVQPMEVYGLSLFNAVFCTVFPVFMTMVAVSRIGAPTTSQAGMIGPVSTLFLGALILGEPITGIQLAGTALVLTGIYLLSKKRA is encoded by the coding sequence ATGCCTTCCACTTCCTTTTCCGCACCGGATCGTCGCGCTTTCTTGATCGGCCTGGCGATCGCCATCGCGGGAGCGGTTCTGTTCTCGGCCAAGGCGATCGTTGCCAAGCTGCTCTATCGTCACAACATCGATGCAGTCACGCTGTTAGCGTTTCGCATGATGTTTTCGATGCCATTTTTCGTCGCGGTCGCGATCTGGAAATCCCGTACCGAGCCGTCTCTTACGAACGGCGAGTGGGTCCGCATCGTGCTGATGGGCTTGCTCGGTTATTACCTGTCGAGCTTTCTGGATTTCCTCGGCCTCGAACATATCTCCGCCGGCCTTGAGCGCCTGATCCTGTTTCTGACGCCATCCTTTGTACTATTGCTGTCAGTAGCCTTTCTCAAGAAGCGCATTACCGGCCTCGAATGGCTGGCGCTTGGCACCGCGTACCTGGGCACGGTGCTGGTGTTCTTGCACGATGTGCGGCTGGGCGGATCGAATGTTGTGCTGGGCAGCGTTTTCGTACTCGGCAGCGCCTTCACTTATGCGGTATACCTGCTGATGTCCGGCGAAATGGTGCGGCGCGTCGGTTCGATCCGACTGGTTGCATACGCCATGTGCGTCTCAAGCGTGGCCTGCATCGCGCAGTTCTTTCTGCTGCGGCCGGCTTCGATGCTGGTGCAACCGATGGAGGTCTACGGCTTGTCTTTGTTCAACGCTGTATTCTGTACCGTATTTCCCGTATTCATGACCATGGTGGCAGTGTCGCGTATCGGCGCGCCGACGACTTCGCAAGCCGGAATGATAGGACCGGTTTCAACGCTCTTCCTGGGTGCGCTGATCCTTGGCGAACCAATAACGGGCATACAGCTTGCGGGCACGGCACTGGTGCTGACCGGAATTTATTTATTATCGAAAAAACGCGCATAG
- a CDS encoding DUF4136 domain-containing protein produces MKRWLITYLLALSTLLLGGCASSTIKSNVTAFHEWPETLPSKAYVFERTKEQNDSLEYRNYENLVRTELGRLGFMEAPAATKPTLKASLNYSISGRDVREVYPVILNPHWYGPPWRGYYSPFHGPFYDPFWFSPPIVEHRVSQYQLFTRQLRIALSQMADGKKLYETTVMSEGTNPSLAAIMPYMVRSAFADFPGKNGVPHLVELKVEK; encoded by the coding sequence ATGAAGCGATGGCTAATAACCTACCTGCTGGCATTATCGACGCTGCTGCTGGGCGGTTGCGCCAGCAGTACCATTAAAAGCAACGTCACGGCTTTTCATGAATGGCCTGAAACGTTGCCGAGCAAGGCGTATGTGTTTGAACGGACCAAGGAACAGAATGACAGCCTGGAATACCGTAACTATGAAAACCTGGTCCGTACCGAACTAGGCCGCCTGGGCTTCATGGAAGCCCCTGCAGCGACCAAGCCGACACTAAAGGCATCGCTGAATTACAGCATCTCCGGGCGCGATGTGCGCGAAGTCTATCCGGTAATCCTCAATCCCCATTGGTACGGTCCGCCATGGCGTGGCTATTACAGCCCATTCCACGGGCCGTTCTACGACCCATTCTGGTTCTCGCCGCCAATTGTCGAGCATCGTGTATCGCAATATCAACTCTTTACGCGCCAATTGCGCATTGCCCTGTCGCAGATGGCCGACGGCAAGAAACTGTATGAAACGACCGTCATGAGCGAAGGTACGAACCCTTCCCTGGCCGCGATCATGCCCTACATGGTGCGCAGCGCCTTTGCGGATTTTCCCGGCAAGAACGGCGTCCCGCATCTGGTGGAACTCAAAGTGGAGAAGTAA
- a CDS encoding tyrosine-type recombinase/integrase, which produces MSLYKRGSMWWIDFTTPKGERVRCSAETEDKKQPQELHDKLKAESWRVAKLGEMPRRTWDETAYEWLMETQHKKTHKQDVATLRWIQPHFRGKYLDELTRDVIAKVGALKRQTRTAATANRVLALIRSILRKATLDWEWIDRPPVVKLYREPKRRVRYLTPEQANILLQELPEHLADMVRFSLATGLRRANVTKLEWSQVDLTRRVAWIHADQAKAGRSIHVTLNATAMEVLTKQIGKHRKAAFTYKEKPVTQVNTKAWYKALQRAGIEDFRWYDLRHTWASWLTQQGVPLNAIQEMGAWESSEMVKRYAHLAPEQFAQHARVVDVLLNGATAAQKQNAD; this is translated from the coding sequence ATGTCACTCTACAAACGCGGAAGTATGTGGTGGATCGATTTCACCACGCCAAAAGGAGAGCGCGTTAGATGCTCTGCTGAAACCGAAGACAAGAAGCAACCGCAAGAGCTCCATGACAAGCTGAAAGCGGAATCATGGCGTGTCGCGAAGCTGGGTGAAATGCCCCGGCGCACGTGGGACGAAACCGCCTATGAATGGCTGATGGAAACCCAGCACAAGAAGACCCACAAGCAGGATGTGGCGACCCTGCGCTGGATCCAGCCGCATTTCAGGGGCAAGTATCTCGACGAGCTGACACGCGATGTGATCGCCAAGGTCGGTGCCCTGAAACGGCAGACGCGCACTGCGGCCACCGCAAACCGTGTGCTTGCGCTGATCCGTTCCATCCTGCGCAAGGCGACGCTGGATTGGGAATGGATCGACAGACCGCCGGTCGTCAAGCTGTATCGCGAACCGAAGCGGCGTGTGCGCTACCTGACACCGGAGCAGGCGAACATCCTGCTCCAGGAACTGCCGGAACACCTGGCAGACATGGTGCGGTTTTCATTGGCAACAGGGTTACGACGCGCGAATGTCACGAAACTGGAATGGTCGCAAGTGGATCTGACGCGGCGCGTCGCCTGGATCCACGCCGACCAGGCCAAGGCGGGACGATCGATTCACGTCACGCTCAACGCCACGGCGATGGAAGTGCTGACCAAGCAGATCGGCAAGCACCGCAAAGCGGCGTTCACCTACAAGGAAAAGCCGGTCACACAGGTCAATACGAAGGCGTGGTACAAGGCGTTGCAGCGTGCCGGGATCGAGGATTTCCGCTGGTACGATTTGCGGCATACCTGGGCGAGCTGGCTGACGCAACAGGGCGTGCCGCTGAACGCGATTCAGGAAATGGGCGCGTGGGAATCGTCGGAGATGGTGAAGCGCTATGCGCACCTGGCGCCGGAACAGTTTGCGCAACATGCCCGGGTCGTGGACGTACTGCTCAATGGCGCAACGGCGGCACAAAAACAAAATGCGGATTAG
- a CDS encoding quinone oxidoreductase family protein gives MVKAIRINSVGGPEVMEYVDVEVGDPGPGEARVRQAACGLNYIDVYFRTGAYPQPLPAGLGMEGAGVVEAVGEGVKHLKPGDRVAYAGRPTGAYAEARVMPASILVKLPESIDFETGAAMMLQGLTVQYLFRRTFPLRGGETILFHAAAGGVGLIACQWARAIGVTMIGTVGSDEKAALAKAHGCTHTINYNTENFVERVKEITGGKGVPVVYDSIGNDTFIGSLDCLSPLGMLVSFGSASGPVPPFGLNELASRGSLFVTRPTLFTHTAKRNDLEDMAADLFRMLESRKIKIDINQRYALKDVAQAHRDLEARKTTGSTILVP, from the coding sequence ATGGTCAAGGCGATTCGTATCAATTCCGTCGGGGGTCCGGAAGTCATGGAATATGTCGACGTCGAGGTAGGCGATCCCGGTCCCGGCGAAGCGCGCGTGCGCCAGGCGGCGTGCGGCCTGAATTATATCGACGTGTATTTCCGTACCGGCGCCTATCCCCAGCCGCTGCCGGCCGGCCTCGGCATGGAAGGCGCGGGCGTGGTCGAAGCCGTGGGCGAAGGCGTCAAGCACCTCAAACCGGGCGATCGCGTCGCCTATGCGGGACGACCCACCGGCGCGTATGCGGAAGCGCGCGTGATGCCGGCGTCGATACTGGTGAAACTGCCCGAGTCCATCGATTTCGAGACTGGCGCCGCGATGATGCTGCAGGGACTCACCGTGCAATACCTGTTCCGCCGGACGTTCCCATTGCGCGGCGGCGAAACCATCCTGTTCCATGCGGCCGCCGGCGGCGTCGGCCTGATCGCCTGCCAATGGGCGCGCGCGATCGGCGTCACCATGATCGGTACCGTCGGTTCCGATGAAAAGGCGGCGCTGGCGAAGGCGCACGGCTGCACGCATACGATCAACTACAACACCGAAAATTTCGTCGAACGGGTCAAGGAGATTACGGGTGGCAAGGGCGTGCCGGTGGTGTATGACTCGATCGGCAATGACACCTTCATCGGTTCGCTCGATTGCCTGTCGCCGTTGGGCATGCTGGTGAGCTTCGGCAGTGCGTCGGGTCCCGTTCCGCCGTTCGGCCTGAATGAACTGGCATCGCGCGGCTCGCTGTTCGTCACACGGCCTACCCTGTTTACGCACACGGCCAAGCGCAACGACCTCGAAGATATGGCAGCCGATCTGTTCAGGATGCTGGAAAGCCGCAAGATCAAGATCGACATCAATCAGCGCTATGCACTCAAGGATGTAGCGCAGGCGCACCGCGATCTGGAAGCGCGCAAGACCACCGGTTCCACCATCCTCGTGCCATGA